A genomic stretch from Malus domestica chromosome 15, GDT2T_hap1 includes:
- the LOC103416403 gene encoding glycosyltransferase BC10-like has translation MARGREDYEKNPGLLKLLQTLSFLIVFVMGVVIGLATRAHMSRYFGSQTENYSFINHLSANMPHEEKTCTIVPVSDKVDCMSMETFLQPKNLTHGLSDDELFWRASMVPRKREFPFERVPKVAFMFLTRGPLPLLPLWERFFQGHDKYFSIYVHVIPGYKLNVSTTSPFYLRQIPSQPVSWGTVTLLDAERRLLANALLDFSNERFVLLSESCIPIYNFTTVYEYLVGSNHSYVESYDDPGRYGRGRYRRKMFPDIKLHQWRKGSQWFELSRALSVYIVSETKYYTIFSNYCLPACYPDEHYLPTYINMLQGSLNSNRTVTWVDWSLRGPHPATYGGDNITEDFMQSIRNNGEPCQYNAEMTSICYLFARKFAPTALEPLLKLAAAVMEY, from the exons ATGGCAAGAGGCAGAGAAGACTATGAGAAGAACCCGGGTTTGCTCAAACTCTTGCAGACTCTCTCATTCTTGATAGTTTTTGTTATGGGGGTCGTTATAGGATTAGCAACGAGGGCGCATATGAGCCGGTATTTTGGTTCCCAAACTGAGAACTATTCGTTTATCAATCACCTCTCTGCCAATATGCCGCACGAGGAGAAGACTTGTACAATTGTGCCAGTTAGTGACAAGGTTGATTGCATGAGCATGGAGACGTTTCTTCAGCCGAAGAATTTGACACACGGTCTGTCTGATGATGAGCTTTTTTGGAGAGCTTCAATGGTGCCGAGAAAGCGAGAGTTTCCATTCGAGAGAGTGCCTAAAGTGGCTTTCATGTTTTTGACTAGAGGACCTTTGCCCTTGCTGCCATTGTGGGAGAGGTTCTTTCAGGGCCATGACAAGTATTTCTCAATTTACGTCCACGTAATTCCGGGTTATAAGCTCAATGTATCTACCACCTCTCCTTTTTATCTACGCCAAATCCCCAGTCAG CCGGTTTCATGGGGGACAGTAACGTTGCTTGATGCAGAGAGGCGCCTTCTAGCGAATGCCTTGCTTGACTTCTCAAATGAGCGCTTTGTTCTTCTCTCGGAGAGCTGCatcccgatctataatttcacTACGGTCTACGAGTATCTCGTTGGTTCAAACCATAGCTATGTCGAGTCATACGATGATCCTGGGCGTTATGGCCGCGGGCGTTACAGGCGCAAAATGTTTCCCGATATTAAACTGCATCAGTGGAGGAAAGGGTCGCAGTGGTTTGAACTTAGCCGTGCGTTATCTGTATATATAGTTTCGGAAACAAAGTATTACACGATCTTCAGCAACTATTGTTTGCCTGCATGCTACCCGGATGAGCATTACCTGCCTACTTACATCAACATGCTCCAAGGGTCGCTGAATTCGAATCGGACTGTGACGTGGGTTGACTGGTCACTGCGAGGTCCGCACCCTGCAACGTACGGAGGAGACAACATTACAGAAGATTTCATGCAGTCGATAAGGAACAATGGAGAGCCGTGTCAGTACAATGCGGAGATGACATCCATATGTTACCTATTTGCTCGGAAGTTTGCACCAACCGCATTGGAGCCTCTGCTCAAGCTCGCCGCGGCGGTGATGGAATATTGA
- the LOC103402449 gene encoding pentatricopeptide repeat-containing protein At1g10270-like isoform X1: MSFYRLLHRSLRRPSTPTTLPLTQSLSSLHLHNPNHHIPLHLTTPTRTFAFSSAEEAAAERRRRKRRLRIEPPLNALRRDSRPPPPRDPNAPRLPDTTSALVGPRLNLHNRVQSLIRAGDLDAASEVARRSVFSNTRPTVFTCNAIVAAMYRAKRYNDAIALFHFFFNQSNIVPNIVSYNNLINTHCDEGRVDVGLEIYRHIIANCPYSPSPVTYRHLTKGLVDAGRIGEGVDLLREMLNKGHGADSLVYNNLIKGFLHLENMEKAVELFDELKERCLVYDGVVNSTFMDWFFNQGKEKEAMESYKSLLDRQFRMVPATCNVLLEVLLKHGKKKEAWDLFDQMLDNHTPPNSQAVNSDTFNIMVNECFKLGKCDEAIATFKKVGTKVNSKPFSMDVAGYNNIIARYCENGMLPEAETLFAELSSKSLTPDVTTHRTLIDAYLKVERIDDALKIFSRMVEVGLRVVASLGSRVFDELIKNGKVVDCAQILKKMGEKDPKPDASFYEAVIKGLCNEGALDTGRDLVEEMVRYGIGVPPALQQFVNEVFGEAGRGEEIQRVLNTNMRGYQPLPREAPPRQFQPRSPQMAGQEPPSGPSQMAGQYRPSSAPPQMTRQYQPPSGPYQPPSGTYQPPSGPYQKTGTYQSPPTPLQMATSQHPTAQSPQMAGQYCSSSGASQTAVPRHPPSRLPHVEASNPPSEAFQSLVPPAQGTGSHQSPSEPPQNTEQLGLQVKQD, encoded by the exons ATGTCATTCTACCGCCTGCTCCACCGCTCTCTCCGCCGCCCTTCCACCCCAACAACCCTACCCCTAACCCAATCCCTCTCCTCCCTCCACCTCCACAACCCTAACCATCACATTCCTCTCCATCTCACTACCCCCACGCGCACCTTCGCCTTCTCCTCCGCCGAAGAAGCCGCCGCTGAGCGCCGACGCCGCAAGCGCCGCCTCCGCATCGAGCCCCCGCTCAACGCCCTCCGTCGGGACTCACGCCCCCCTCCCCCACGGGACCCGAACGCCCCCCGCCTACCTGACACCACCTCCGCCCTCGTCGGTCCCCGCCTCAACCTCCACAACCGCGTCCAGTCGCTCATCCGCGCCGGAGACTTGGACGCGGCCTCCGAGGTTGCGCGCCGCTCGGTTTTCTCCAACACTCGCCCCACCGTCTTCACCTGCAATGCCATTGTGGCTGCAATGTACCGCGCCAAGAGGTATAATGACGCTATTGCCCTCTTCCACTTCTTCTTCAATCAATCAAACATTGTTCCTAACATTGTATCTTATAATAATTTGATTAATACTCACTGCGACGAGGGCCGTGTCGATGTGGGCCTGGAGATTTATCGGCATATAATTGCAAATTGCCCCTACAGTCCCTCGCCCGTGACATACCGGCATTTGACTAAAGGGTTGGTCGATGCTGGGAGGATAGGTGAGGGTGTGGACTTGTTGAGGGAGATGTTGAATAAGGGCCACGGAGCGGATTCTTTGGTTTATAATAATTTGATTAAGGGGTTCTTACATTTGGAGAATATGGAGAAGGCTGTTGAGCTTTTTGATGAGCTTAAAGAGAGATGCTTGGTTTATGATGGGGTCGTGAATTCAACGTTTATGGATTGGTTTTTCAACCAGGGGAAAGAGAAGGAGGCGATGGAGTCATACAAGTCCTTGCTTGATAGGCAGTTTAGGATGGTCCCGGCAACTTGTAATGTTCTCTTGGAGGTATTGCTTAAGCatgggaagaagaaggaagcctGGGATTTGTTCGATCAAATGTTGGATAATCACACCCCGCCAAACTCCCAGGCTGTGAATTCGGATACATTTAACATTATGGTTAATGAGTGTTTTAAGCTTGGAAAGTGCGATGAGGCAATTGCCACCTTTAAGAAGGTGGGGAcaaaggtgaattcaaagccatttTCTATGGACGTTGCGGGGTATAACAATATCATTGCTAGATATTGTGAGAATGGGATGTTGCCGGAGGCTGAGACATTGTTTGCAGAATTGTCCTCAAAGTCATTGACCCCGGATGTCACGACTCATAGGACGCTGATTGATGCATATTTGAAGGTAGAGAGGATAGATGATGCTCTTAAGATATTTAGCAGGATGGTGGAGGTTGGTCTGCGAGTGGTTGCTAGTCTTGGTAGTAGGGTGTTCGATGAATTGATTAAGAACGGGAAGGTAGTAGACTGTGCGCAGATTTTGAAGAAAATGGGAGAAAAAGATCCAAAACCAGATGCCAGTTTTTATGAAGCTGTGATCAAGGGGCTTTGCAACGAAGGTGCGCTTGATACAGGCCGTGATTTAGTGGAAGAGATGGTGAGGTATGGCATTGGTGTTCCTCCAGCATTACAGCAGTTTGTAAATGAGGTTTTTGGAGAAGCTGGGCGTGGTGAAGAGATTCAGAGAGTATTAAATACAAATATGCGGGGATACCAACCACTACCTAGAGAGGCACCACCTCGGCAATTCCAACCAAGATCGCCTCAAATGGCAGGACAGGAGCCTCCGTCAGGACCTTCTCAAATGGCAGGACAATATCGTCCGTCTTCGGCACCGCCCCAAATGACTAGACAATATCAACCGCCATCTGGACCCTATCAGCCACCATCTGGAACGTATCAGCCGCCTTCTGGACCCTATCAAAAGACTGGAACTTACCAATCACCACCAACACCTCTACAGATGGCTACAAGCCAGCACCCCACAGCTCAATCCCCTCAAATGGCTGGACAGTATTGCTCTTCATCAGGAGCCTCCCAAACGGCAGTACCACGCCACCCTCCGTCCAGACTCCCTCATGTGGAAGCTTCGAACCCGCCATCTGAAGCTTTTCAGAGCTTAGTACCACCTGCTCAAGGGACAGGATCTCACCAATCACCATCAGAACCCCCTCAAAATACAGAACAG CTTGGATTACAGGTAAAACAGGATTAG
- the LOC103402449 gene encoding pentatricopeptide repeat-containing protein At1g10270-like isoform X2 has translation MSFYRLLHRSLRRPSTPTTLPLTQSLSSLHLHNPNHHIPLHLTTPTRTFAFSSAEEAAAERRRRKRRLRIEPPLNALRRDSRPPPPRDPNAPRLPDTTSALVGPRLNLHNRVQSLIRAGDLDAASEVARRSVFSNTRPTVFTCNAIVAAMYRAKRYNDAIALFHFFFNQSNIVPNIVSYNNLINTHCDEGRVDVGLEIYRHIIANCPYSPSPVTYRHLTKGLVDAGRIGEGVDLLREMLNKGHGADSLVYNNLIKGFLHLENMEKAVELFDELKERCLVYDGVVNSTFMDWFFNQGKEKEAMESYKSLLDRQFRMVPATCNVLLEVLLKHGKKKEAWDLFDQMLDNHTPPNSQAVNSDTFNIMVNECFKLGKCDEAIATFKKVGTKVNSKPFSMDVAGYNNIIARYCENGMLPEAETLFAELSSKSLTPDVTTHRTLIDAYLKVERIDDALKIFSRMVEVGLRVVASLGSRVFDELIKNGKVVDCAQILKKMGEKDPKPDASFYEAVIKGLCNEGALDTGRDLVEEMVRYGIGVPPALQQFVNEVFGEAGRGEEIQRVLNTNMRGYQPLPREAPPRQFQPRSPQMAGQEPPSGPSQMAGQYRPSSAPPQMTRQYQPPSGPYQPPSGTYQPPSGPYQKTGTYQSPPTPLQMATSQHPTAQSPQMAGQYCSSSGASQTAVPRHPPSRLPHVEASNPPSEAFQSLVPPAQGTGSHQSPSEPPQNTEQVKQD, from the exons ATGTCATTCTACCGCCTGCTCCACCGCTCTCTCCGCCGCCCTTCCACCCCAACAACCCTACCCCTAACCCAATCCCTCTCCTCCCTCCACCTCCACAACCCTAACCATCACATTCCTCTCCATCTCACTACCCCCACGCGCACCTTCGCCTTCTCCTCCGCCGAAGAAGCCGCCGCTGAGCGCCGACGCCGCAAGCGCCGCCTCCGCATCGAGCCCCCGCTCAACGCCCTCCGTCGGGACTCACGCCCCCCTCCCCCACGGGACCCGAACGCCCCCCGCCTACCTGACACCACCTCCGCCCTCGTCGGTCCCCGCCTCAACCTCCACAACCGCGTCCAGTCGCTCATCCGCGCCGGAGACTTGGACGCGGCCTCCGAGGTTGCGCGCCGCTCGGTTTTCTCCAACACTCGCCCCACCGTCTTCACCTGCAATGCCATTGTGGCTGCAATGTACCGCGCCAAGAGGTATAATGACGCTATTGCCCTCTTCCACTTCTTCTTCAATCAATCAAACATTGTTCCTAACATTGTATCTTATAATAATTTGATTAATACTCACTGCGACGAGGGCCGTGTCGATGTGGGCCTGGAGATTTATCGGCATATAATTGCAAATTGCCCCTACAGTCCCTCGCCCGTGACATACCGGCATTTGACTAAAGGGTTGGTCGATGCTGGGAGGATAGGTGAGGGTGTGGACTTGTTGAGGGAGATGTTGAATAAGGGCCACGGAGCGGATTCTTTGGTTTATAATAATTTGATTAAGGGGTTCTTACATTTGGAGAATATGGAGAAGGCTGTTGAGCTTTTTGATGAGCTTAAAGAGAGATGCTTGGTTTATGATGGGGTCGTGAATTCAACGTTTATGGATTGGTTTTTCAACCAGGGGAAAGAGAAGGAGGCGATGGAGTCATACAAGTCCTTGCTTGATAGGCAGTTTAGGATGGTCCCGGCAACTTGTAATGTTCTCTTGGAGGTATTGCTTAAGCatgggaagaagaaggaagcctGGGATTTGTTCGATCAAATGTTGGATAATCACACCCCGCCAAACTCCCAGGCTGTGAATTCGGATACATTTAACATTATGGTTAATGAGTGTTTTAAGCTTGGAAAGTGCGATGAGGCAATTGCCACCTTTAAGAAGGTGGGGAcaaaggtgaattcaaagccatttTCTATGGACGTTGCGGGGTATAACAATATCATTGCTAGATATTGTGAGAATGGGATGTTGCCGGAGGCTGAGACATTGTTTGCAGAATTGTCCTCAAAGTCATTGACCCCGGATGTCACGACTCATAGGACGCTGATTGATGCATATTTGAAGGTAGAGAGGATAGATGATGCTCTTAAGATATTTAGCAGGATGGTGGAGGTTGGTCTGCGAGTGGTTGCTAGTCTTGGTAGTAGGGTGTTCGATGAATTGATTAAGAACGGGAAGGTAGTAGACTGTGCGCAGATTTTGAAGAAAATGGGAGAAAAAGATCCAAAACCAGATGCCAGTTTTTATGAAGCTGTGATCAAGGGGCTTTGCAACGAAGGTGCGCTTGATACAGGCCGTGATTTAGTGGAAGAGATGGTGAGGTATGGCATTGGTGTTCCTCCAGCATTACAGCAGTTTGTAAATGAGGTTTTTGGAGAAGCTGGGCGTGGTGAAGAGATTCAGAGAGTATTAAATACAAATATGCGGGGATACCAACCACTACCTAGAGAGGCACCACCTCGGCAATTCCAACCAAGATCGCCTCAAATGGCAGGACAGGAGCCTCCGTCAGGACCTTCTCAAATGGCAGGACAATATCGTCCGTCTTCGGCACCGCCCCAAATGACTAGACAATATCAACCGCCATCTGGACCCTATCAGCCACCATCTGGAACGTATCAGCCGCCTTCTGGACCCTATCAAAAGACTGGAACTTACCAATCACCACCAACACCTCTACAGATGGCTACAAGCCAGCACCCCACAGCTCAATCCCCTCAAATGGCTGGACAGTATTGCTCTTCATCAGGAGCCTCCCAAACGGCAGTACCACGCCACCCTCCGTCCAGACTCCCTCATGTGGAAGCTTCGAACCCGCCATCTGAAGCTTTTCAGAGCTTAGTACCACCTGCTCAAGGGACAGGATCTCACCAATCACCATCAGAACCCCCTCAAAATACAGAACAG GTAAAACAGGATTAG